A region from the Benincasa hispida cultivar B227 chromosome 12, ASM972705v1, whole genome shotgun sequence genome encodes:
- the LOC120067659 gene encoding uncharacterized protein LOC120067659, protein MSIVLESVGRSEETITNNDHSITNIRTTSLEATTTMQNESSLNPEPNSSQTPAPRTQEVRDLKEQSIDQEVRRDPPTFPSRLKKKDDSKQFKRFLDVLRQLHINIPLVESLEQMPSYVKFLKDIFANKRKIGENETVALTYECSALFQNNIPKKMKDLGSFTLPCSIGGKEVENALCDLGASINPMPLSIFKKLNIGNARPTTVTLQLADRSITHPEGKIEDVLVQVEKFIFPVDFIILDYEADTEVPIILGCPFLVTGRTLIDVQKGELTIRVDNQHVKFNVLNTLKYLNDMENC, encoded by the coding sequence ATGTCAATAGTACTAGAATCAGTAGGACGATCAGAAGAAACAATCACCAACAATGACCACTCGATTACGAACATCAGAACCACCAGTTTGGAAGCAACTACCACTATGCAGAATGAATCTTCACTGAACCCAGAACCAAATTCATCGCAAACTCCAGCCCCAAGAACACAGGAAGTGAGGGACCTCAAAGAACAGTCAATTGATCAAGAAGTACGGCGGGATCCTCCAACATTCCCATCTaggttgaaaaagaaagacgATAGTAAGCAATTCAAGAGGTTTCTGGATGTTCTACGACAGCTACATATCAACATTCCCCTAGTAGAATCGTTGGAACAAATGCCCAGCTATGTGAAATTCCTCAAAGATATATTCGCCAATAAGAGAAAgatcggggaaaatgaaacCGTTGCACTAACATACGAGTGTAGTGCACTCTTCCAGAACAATATCcccaagaaaatgaaagatttggggaGCTTCACATTGCCATGCTCAATCGGGGGGAAAGAAGTCGAAAATGCGCTCTGTGACTTAGGGGCAAGTATCAACCCGATGCCCTTATCAATCTTCAAGAAGTTAAACATTGGCAACGCAAGGCCTACCACAGTCACGTTGCAGTTGGCTGATAGGTCAATAACGCATCCagagggcaagatagaggatgtGCTTGTGcaagtggagaaattcatctttccagTTGACTTCATTATACTAGACTACGAAGCTGACACTGAGGTGCCGATCATATTGGGTTGCCCGTTTCTTGTAACGGGGCGCACGCTGATCGACGTACAAAAAGGAGAGCTCACTATAAGGGTCGACAATCAGCATGTGAAGTTTAACGTTCTCAATACGTTGAAATACCTAAATGATATGGAAAACTGCTAG
- the LOC120067661 gene encoding uncharacterized mitochondrial protein AtMg00860-like — MRRNKFGFELGEMPFYGRRRNSVGSQDIEGRIGSGSSNDAIAKLPTPVNVKKLRSFLGHAGIYRRFIHNFSQIARPLSALLEIDRKYEFNDAYAEAFHTLRNALITVPILVTPDWTQPFALMCDEVDMQWAQS, encoded by the coding sequence ATGCGTAGaaacaaatttggttttgaactgggagaaatgccattttatggtagaAGAAGGAATAGTGTTGGGTCACAAGATATCGAAGGTAGGATTGGAAGTGGATCAAGCAATGACGCAATTGCCAAGTTACCAACACCAGTAAATGTGAAAAAACTTAGGAGTTTTCTGGGACATGCGGGGATCTATCGAAGATTCATCCACAACTTTTCTCAAATCGCAAGACCCCTAAGTGCGCTCCTCGAGATTGATCGCAAATATGAATTTAATGATGCATACGCTGAAGCGTTCCACACGCTGAGAAATGCACTTATCACCGTACCAATTCTGGTTACGCCCGActggacgcaaccatttgcaCTGATGTGCGACGAAGTGGATATGCAGTGGGCGCAATCTTAA